One genomic region from Doryrhamphus excisus isolate RoL2022-K1 chromosome 14, RoL_Dexc_1.0, whole genome shotgun sequence encodes:
- the LOC131101344 gene encoding chondroitin sulfate proteoglycan 5-like isoform X4, with protein sequence MACSGNSRLWTWQVLFTVSMVLIPMSTHGRHSMSRRHHHRNQSFVNQEALNTRMVLSDDSAEREHLIEAGIPRLVKHHHSHKHARVRPVEEEPPVGEELTGGGGGGPDQGGNPLSDDIITVEFHSPAPEVVHSDVESHVAKLPKPQKQKGSGPTAWTLSDFYDYLSPDDDLSASDPTPEPEPTLSPPVYMEDENPLLAGSPARPINVKPAVVKKPVSPEMSQPGPDLSLGGALGGDGCRLGFVRSGPGMCVSQCDAEPNFCFNEGVCTVVAGVGAFCRCNVQDYIWNKGTRCDWAVTEFQVMSAVVGVASVALLLLFMIIVFFAKRLHHLKNENKRLRKRSKYRPQSSEPQTDGLSVSTTADGSQPNVRKLCDSPPPAPQAHTHNLAYYDNIICQDDPQKQEDPAKSPPPKEEGAMNILNSHSPKHENNRPTSVVHDHAPNNTDDNTELTAAQLLPR encoded by the exons ATGGCGTGCTCCGGTAATAGCCGCTTGTGGACTTGGCAGGTGCTCTTCACCGTCTCCATGGTTCTAATTCCCATGTCCACTCACG GGAGGCATTCAATGAGCAGGCGTCACCACCATCGTAACCAGTCATTCGTCAACCAAGAGGCCTTGAATACAAGGATGGTTCTAAGCGACGACTCAGCAGAAAGGGAGCACCTGATAGAAGCAGGGATCCCCCGTTTGGTCAAACACCATCATTCCCATAAACACGCCCGTGTACGCCCAGTAGAGGAGGAGCCTCCTGTTGGGGAGGAGCTCACCGGCGGCGGAGGAGGTGGACCAGATCAAGGCGGGAACCCCTTATCTGACGACATCATCACCGTGGAGTTCCACAGCCCAGCACCGGAAGTCGTACATTCCGATGTTGAATCTCACGTCGCCAAGCTTCCGAAACCCCAGAAACAAAAAGGCAGCGGCCCCACAGCTTGGACACTCTCAGACTTTTATGACTACCTATCACCAGATGATGACCTCTCTGCATCAGACCCCACCCCAGAACCTGAACCCACCCTTTCACCACCGGTCTACATGGAGGATGAGAATCCACTCTTGGCTGGTTCTCCCGCTCGTCCCATTAATGTGAAACCCGCAGTGGTTAAGAAGCCCGTCTCACCTGAAATGTCCCAACCGGGACCAGATTTGAGTCTGGGTGGCGCCTTAGGGGGTGACGGATGCAGGCTGGGCTTTGTGCGGTCTGGACCCGGGATGTGTGTATCTCAGTGTGATGCTGAACCCAATTTCTGCTTCAATGAAGGAGTGTGTACTGTGGTGGCGGGAGTGGGAGCCTTTTGCAG GTGTAATGTGCAGGACTATATCTGGAACAAAGGAACGCGCTGTGACTGGGCCGTTACAGAGTTCCAGGTCATGAGTGcggtggtgggcgtggcctctgtggcgctcctcctcctttttaTGATCATCGTATTCTTTGCCAAGAGGCTGCACCATCTCAAGAACGAAAACAAGCGGCTCCGCAAACgcag TAAATACCGTCCACAGAGCAGCGAGCCTCAGACGGACGGCCTCTCCGTATCAACCACCGCCGACGGCTCGCAGCCAAACGTAAGGAAACTGTGCGACTCACCTCCGCCCGCCCCCCAAGCTCACACTCACAACCTGGCGTACTATGACAACATTATCTGTCAG GATGACCCCCAGAAGCAGGAGGACCCGGCAAAGTCGCCTCCTCCCAAAGAAGAGGGCGCCATGAACATCCTCAACTCTCATTCGCCCAAACACGAGAACAACCGTCCCACTTCTGTGGTCCATGACCACGCCCCCAACAACACAGACGACAACACCGAG CTAACGGCCGCCCAGCTGCTCCCTCGCTAA
- the LOC131101344 gene encoding uncharacterized protein LOC131101344 isoform X2 — protein sequence MACSGNSRLWTWQVLFTVSMVLIPMSTHGRHSMSRRHHHRNQSFVNQEALNTRMVLSDDSAEREHLIEAGIPRLVKHHHSHKHARVRPVEEEPPVGEELTGGGGGGPDQGGNPLSDDIITVEFHSPAPEVVHSDVESHVAKLPKPQKQKGSGPTAWTLSDFYDYLSPDDDLSASDPTPEPEPTLSPPVYMEDENPLLAGSPARPINVKPAVVKKPVSPEMSQPGPDLSLGGALGGDGCRLGFVRSGPGMCVSQCDAEPNFCFNEGVCTVVAGVGAFCRCNVQDYIWNKGTRCDWAVTEFQVMSAVVGVASVALLLLFMIIVFFAKRLHHLKNENKRLRKRSKYRPQSSEPQTDGLSVSTTADGSQPNRPSSTTFTWEFKPRNSYNHFQDDPQKQEDPAKSPPPKEEGAMNILNSHSPKHENNRPTSVVHDHAPNNTDDNTEDGVTIGLEVLLPKEAKLHPEKSSPLQYDVFLYKVANNGDSSSPNSHSCTSHHVTKSPKKSKTSKLPKSPNQDHCHGSREPLSGRHSSPFLQPSPAGTHPSVSRHSAPGCYSAPVRHAPAGRPSSSYYSGMEKEEGHIRPSPSSPHLTQPPSSPSSRVKCSPVSTRSLPPLS from the exons ATGGCGTGCTCCGGTAATAGCCGCTTGTGGACTTGGCAGGTGCTCTTCACCGTCTCCATGGTTCTAATTCCCATGTCCACTCACG GGAGGCATTCAATGAGCAGGCGTCACCACCATCGTAACCAGTCATTCGTCAACCAAGAGGCCTTGAATACAAGGATGGTTCTAAGCGACGACTCAGCAGAAAGGGAGCACCTGATAGAAGCAGGGATCCCCCGTTTGGTCAAACACCATCATTCCCATAAACACGCCCGTGTACGCCCAGTAGAGGAGGAGCCTCCTGTTGGGGAGGAGCTCACCGGCGGCGGAGGAGGTGGACCAGATCAAGGCGGGAACCCCTTATCTGACGACATCATCACCGTGGAGTTCCACAGCCCAGCACCGGAAGTCGTACATTCCGATGTTGAATCTCACGTCGCCAAGCTTCCGAAACCCCAGAAACAAAAAGGCAGCGGCCCCACAGCTTGGACACTCTCAGACTTTTATGACTACCTATCACCAGATGATGACCTCTCTGCATCAGACCCCACCCCAGAACCTGAACCCACCCTTTCACCACCGGTCTACATGGAGGATGAGAATCCACTCTTGGCTGGTTCTCCCGCTCGTCCCATTAATGTGAAACCCGCAGTGGTTAAGAAGCCCGTCTCACCTGAAATGTCCCAACCGGGACCAGATTTGAGTCTGGGTGGCGCCTTAGGGGGTGACGGATGCAGGCTGGGCTTTGTGCGGTCTGGACCCGGGATGTGTGTATCTCAGTGTGATGCTGAACCCAATTTCTGCTTCAATGAAGGAGTGTGTACTGTGGTGGCGGGAGTGGGAGCCTTTTGCAG GTGTAATGTGCAGGACTATATCTGGAACAAAGGAACGCGCTGTGACTGGGCCGTTACAGAGTTCCAGGTCATGAGTGcggtggtgggcgtggcctctgtggcgctcctcctcctttttaTGATCATCGTATTCTTTGCCAAGAGGCTGCACCATCTCAAGAACGAAAACAAGCGGCTCCGCAAACgcag TAAATACCGTCCACAGAGCAGCGAGCCTCAGACGGACGGCCTCTCCGTATCAACCACCGCCGACGGCTCGCAGCCAAAC AGACCATCATCTACCACCTTTACCTGGGAATTTAAACCCAGAAACTCTTATAACCACTTCCAG GATGACCCCCAGAAGCAGGAGGACCCGGCAAAGTCGCCTCCTCCCAAAGAAGAGGGCGCCATGAACATCCTCAACTCTCATTCGCCCAAACACGAGAACAACCGTCCCACTTCTGTGGTCCATGACCACGCCCCCAACAACACAGACGACAACACCGAG GATGGAGTCACTATTGGTCTGGAGGTGCTCCTCCCCAAAGAAGCAAAGCTCCACCCGGAGAAGAGCTCCCCCCTCCAGTATGACGTCTTCCTCTACAAGGTCGCAAACAATGGAGACTCATCTTCTCCCAACTCTCACTCCTGCACCTCCCATCACGTAACAAAATCACCCAAGAAATCCAAGACATCCAAACTCCCAAAATCACCCAACCAGGATCACTGTCACGGTAGCCGTGAGCCACTCTCCGGGAGGCACTCCTCACCGTTCCTGCAGCCCTCCCCTGCAGGGACACACCCGTCAGTCAGTCGTCACTCAGCACCGGGGTGCTACTCGGCACCCGTGAGGCACGCACCCGCAGGTCGGCCTTCCAGTTCTTATTATTCTGGAATGGAAAAAGAAGAGGGACATATTCGTCCGTCTCCATCCTCTCCTCATCTCACTCAGCCTCCATCATCACCATCCTCCAGAGTCAAGTGCAGCCCGGTCAGCACACGATCCCTTCCACCACTCTCATGA
- the LOC131101344 gene encoding uncharacterized protein LOC131101344 isoform X1, with protein sequence MACSGNSRLWTWQVLFTVSMVLIPMSTHGRHSMSRRHHHRNQSFVNQEALNTRMVLSDDSAEREHLIEAGIPRLVKHHHSHKHARVRPVEEEPPVGEELTGGGGGGPDQGGNPLSDDIITVEFHSPAPEVVHSDVESHVAKLPKPQKQKGSGPTAWTLSDFYDYLSPDDDLSASDPTPEPEPTLSPPVYMEDENPLLAGSPARPINVKPAVVKKPVSPEMSQPGPDLSLGGALGGDGCRLGFVRSGPGMCVSQCDAEPNFCFNEGVCTVVAGVGAFCRCNVQDYIWNKGTRCDWAVTEFQVMSAVVGVASVALLLLFMIIVFFAKRLHHLKNENKRLRKRSKYRPQSSEPQTDGLSVSTTADGSQPNVRKLCDSPPPAPQAHTHNLAYYDNIICQDDPQKQEDPAKSPPPKEEGAMNILNSHSPKHENNRPTSVVHDHAPNNTDDNTEDGVTIGLEVLLPKEAKLHPEKSSPLQYDVFLYKVANNGDSSSPNSHSCTSHHVTKSPKKSKTSKLPKSPNQDHCHGSREPLSGRHSSPFLQPSPAGTHPSVSRHSAPGCYSAPVRHAPAGRPSSSYYSGMEKEEGHIRPSPSSPHLTQPPSSPSSRVKCSPVSTRSLPPLS encoded by the exons ATGGCGTGCTCCGGTAATAGCCGCTTGTGGACTTGGCAGGTGCTCTTCACCGTCTCCATGGTTCTAATTCCCATGTCCACTCACG GGAGGCATTCAATGAGCAGGCGTCACCACCATCGTAACCAGTCATTCGTCAACCAAGAGGCCTTGAATACAAGGATGGTTCTAAGCGACGACTCAGCAGAAAGGGAGCACCTGATAGAAGCAGGGATCCCCCGTTTGGTCAAACACCATCATTCCCATAAACACGCCCGTGTACGCCCAGTAGAGGAGGAGCCTCCTGTTGGGGAGGAGCTCACCGGCGGCGGAGGAGGTGGACCAGATCAAGGCGGGAACCCCTTATCTGACGACATCATCACCGTGGAGTTCCACAGCCCAGCACCGGAAGTCGTACATTCCGATGTTGAATCTCACGTCGCCAAGCTTCCGAAACCCCAGAAACAAAAAGGCAGCGGCCCCACAGCTTGGACACTCTCAGACTTTTATGACTACCTATCACCAGATGATGACCTCTCTGCATCAGACCCCACCCCAGAACCTGAACCCACCCTTTCACCACCGGTCTACATGGAGGATGAGAATCCACTCTTGGCTGGTTCTCCCGCTCGTCCCATTAATGTGAAACCCGCAGTGGTTAAGAAGCCCGTCTCACCTGAAATGTCCCAACCGGGACCAGATTTGAGTCTGGGTGGCGCCTTAGGGGGTGACGGATGCAGGCTGGGCTTTGTGCGGTCTGGACCCGGGATGTGTGTATCTCAGTGTGATGCTGAACCCAATTTCTGCTTCAATGAAGGAGTGTGTACTGTGGTGGCGGGAGTGGGAGCCTTTTGCAG GTGTAATGTGCAGGACTATATCTGGAACAAAGGAACGCGCTGTGACTGGGCCGTTACAGAGTTCCAGGTCATGAGTGcggtggtgggcgtggcctctgtggcgctcctcctcctttttaTGATCATCGTATTCTTTGCCAAGAGGCTGCACCATCTCAAGAACGAAAACAAGCGGCTCCGCAAACgcag TAAATACCGTCCACAGAGCAGCGAGCCTCAGACGGACGGCCTCTCCGTATCAACCACCGCCGACGGCTCGCAGCCAAACGTAAGGAAACTGTGCGACTCACCTCCGCCCGCCCCCCAAGCTCACACTCACAACCTGGCGTACTATGACAACATTATCTGTCAG GATGACCCCCAGAAGCAGGAGGACCCGGCAAAGTCGCCTCCTCCCAAAGAAGAGGGCGCCATGAACATCCTCAACTCTCATTCGCCCAAACACGAGAACAACCGTCCCACTTCTGTGGTCCATGACCACGCCCCCAACAACACAGACGACAACACCGAG GATGGAGTCACTATTGGTCTGGAGGTGCTCCTCCCCAAAGAAGCAAAGCTCCACCCGGAGAAGAGCTCCCCCCTCCAGTATGACGTCTTCCTCTACAAGGTCGCAAACAATGGAGACTCATCTTCTCCCAACTCTCACTCCTGCACCTCCCATCACGTAACAAAATCACCCAAGAAATCCAAGACATCCAAACTCCCAAAATCACCCAACCAGGATCACTGTCACGGTAGCCGTGAGCCACTCTCCGGGAGGCACTCCTCACCGTTCCTGCAGCCCTCCCCTGCAGGGACACACCCGTCAGTCAGTCGTCACTCAGCACCGGGGTGCTACTCGGCACCCGTGAGGCACGCACCCGCAGGTCGGCCTTCCAGTTCTTATTATTCTGGAATGGAAAAAGAAGAGGGACATATTCGTCCGTCTCCATCCTCTCCTCATCTCACTCAGCCTCCATCATCACCATCCTCCAGAGTCAAGTGCAGCCCGGTCAGCACACGATCCCTTCCACCACTCTCATGA
- the LOC131101344 gene encoding uncharacterized protein LOC131101344 isoform X3: MACSGNSRLWTWQVLFTVSMVLIPMSTHGRHSMSRRHHHRNQSFVNQEALNTRMVLSDDSAEREHLIEAGIPRLVKHHHSHKHARVRPVEEEPPVGEELTGGGGGGPDQGGNPLSDDIITVEFHSPAPEVVHSDVESHVAKLPKPQKQKGSGPTAWTLSDFYDYLSPDDDLSASDPTPEPEPTLSPPVYMEDENPLLAGSPARPINVKPAVVKKPVSPEMSQPGPDLSLGGALGGDGCRLGFVRSGPGMCVSQCDAEPNFCFNEGVCTVVAGVGAFCRCNVQDYIWNKGTRCDWAVTEFQVMSAVVGVASVALLLLFMIIVFFAKRLHHLKNENKRLRKRSKYRPQSSEPQTDGLSVSTTADGSQPNDDPQKQEDPAKSPPPKEEGAMNILNSHSPKHENNRPTSVVHDHAPNNTDDNTEDGVTIGLEVLLPKEAKLHPEKSSPLQYDVFLYKVANNGDSSSPNSHSCTSHHVTKSPKKSKTSKLPKSPNQDHCHGSREPLSGRHSSPFLQPSPAGTHPSVSRHSAPGCYSAPVRHAPAGRPSSSYYSGMEKEEGHIRPSPSSPHLTQPPSSPSSRVKCSPVSTRSLPPLS, translated from the exons ATGGCGTGCTCCGGTAATAGCCGCTTGTGGACTTGGCAGGTGCTCTTCACCGTCTCCATGGTTCTAATTCCCATGTCCACTCACG GGAGGCATTCAATGAGCAGGCGTCACCACCATCGTAACCAGTCATTCGTCAACCAAGAGGCCTTGAATACAAGGATGGTTCTAAGCGACGACTCAGCAGAAAGGGAGCACCTGATAGAAGCAGGGATCCCCCGTTTGGTCAAACACCATCATTCCCATAAACACGCCCGTGTACGCCCAGTAGAGGAGGAGCCTCCTGTTGGGGAGGAGCTCACCGGCGGCGGAGGAGGTGGACCAGATCAAGGCGGGAACCCCTTATCTGACGACATCATCACCGTGGAGTTCCACAGCCCAGCACCGGAAGTCGTACATTCCGATGTTGAATCTCACGTCGCCAAGCTTCCGAAACCCCAGAAACAAAAAGGCAGCGGCCCCACAGCTTGGACACTCTCAGACTTTTATGACTACCTATCACCAGATGATGACCTCTCTGCATCAGACCCCACCCCAGAACCTGAACCCACCCTTTCACCACCGGTCTACATGGAGGATGAGAATCCACTCTTGGCTGGTTCTCCCGCTCGTCCCATTAATGTGAAACCCGCAGTGGTTAAGAAGCCCGTCTCACCTGAAATGTCCCAACCGGGACCAGATTTGAGTCTGGGTGGCGCCTTAGGGGGTGACGGATGCAGGCTGGGCTTTGTGCGGTCTGGACCCGGGATGTGTGTATCTCAGTGTGATGCTGAACCCAATTTCTGCTTCAATGAAGGAGTGTGTACTGTGGTGGCGGGAGTGGGAGCCTTTTGCAG GTGTAATGTGCAGGACTATATCTGGAACAAAGGAACGCGCTGTGACTGGGCCGTTACAGAGTTCCAGGTCATGAGTGcggtggtgggcgtggcctctgtggcgctcctcctcctttttaTGATCATCGTATTCTTTGCCAAGAGGCTGCACCATCTCAAGAACGAAAACAAGCGGCTCCGCAAACgcag TAAATACCGTCCACAGAGCAGCGAGCCTCAGACGGACGGCCTCTCCGTATCAACCACCGCCGACGGCTCGCAGCCAAAC GATGACCCCCAGAAGCAGGAGGACCCGGCAAAGTCGCCTCCTCCCAAAGAAGAGGGCGCCATGAACATCCTCAACTCTCATTCGCCCAAACACGAGAACAACCGTCCCACTTCTGTGGTCCATGACCACGCCCCCAACAACACAGACGACAACACCGAG GATGGAGTCACTATTGGTCTGGAGGTGCTCCTCCCCAAAGAAGCAAAGCTCCACCCGGAGAAGAGCTCCCCCCTCCAGTATGACGTCTTCCTCTACAAGGTCGCAAACAATGGAGACTCATCTTCTCCCAACTCTCACTCCTGCACCTCCCATCACGTAACAAAATCACCCAAGAAATCCAAGACATCCAAACTCCCAAAATCACCCAACCAGGATCACTGTCACGGTAGCCGTGAGCCACTCTCCGGGAGGCACTCCTCACCGTTCCTGCAGCCCTCCCCTGCAGGGACACACCCGTCAGTCAGTCGTCACTCAGCACCGGGGTGCTACTCGGCACCCGTGAGGCACGCACCCGCAGGTCGGCCTTCCAGTTCTTATTATTCTGGAATGGAAAAAGAAGAGGGACATATTCGTCCGTCTCCATCCTCTCCTCATCTCACTCAGCCTCCATCATCACCATCCTCCAGAGTCAAGTGCAGCCCGGTCAGCACACGATCCCTTCCACCACTCTCATGA